From a region of the Mytilus galloprovincialis chromosome 3, xbMytGall1.hap1.1, whole genome shotgun sequence genome:
- the LOC143068015 gene encoding zinc finger protein ZIC 1-like, with product MIASFMDRSDPQHISPPGVSYGHPEGSMIQNQQYNYYNTQANGYTGAYSNVNNINSRDLFLRRSEFGLHGSMNDTNIPSRAPGMLFHSSSGYPSHHHHQDVSTHVLLQGLHEASPYHSSRQNVPPQSGYFNIPGHTSDMYSRGDQLGYNSLPRTEQYHDHSQQSFLNHMNMFPNGSSSFFRYIRPPIKQERTCLWIDQDQPEPRKACNKVFYTMHEIVNHITIEHVGGPEQTCHTCFWQECPREGRPFKAKYKLVNHIRVHTGEKPFPCPFPGCGKVFARSENLKIHKRIHTGEKPFKCEFEGCDRRFANSSDRKKHSHVHTSDKPYYCRVRGCDKSYTHPSSLRKHMKIHGEITPAMEKDAEEMAACGAGESQTISPAKTKTTWNSPTVLKTVDKKPDVSNLPLVNSEPPSSAPEIQKLNDWFVCHSRSTIPPSVVNKEHQNMGSVPSLPSAPPPLPSVPTLPSFHHMPIMQYS from the exons ATGATTGCATCTTTCATGGATAGAAGTGACCCCCAGCATATTTCTCCACCAGGGGTCAGTTACGGTCACCCGGAAGGAAGTATGATCCAGAACCaacaatataattattacaaTACTCAAGCAAATGGGTATACGGGTGCATATTCTAATGTTAACAATATAAATTCCAGGGACTTGTTTTTAAGAcgttctgaatttggattgcatGGATCCATGAATGATACCAATATTCCATCTCGGGCGCCCGGAATGCTATTTCATTCCTCTTCTGGATATCCCTCCCATCATCATCACCAAGATGTCAGCACACACGTATTACTTCAGGGTCTTCATGAAGCTTCACCTTACCACAGCTCACGCCAAAATGTGCCTCCACAATCTGGATATTTCAATATTCCCGGACATACAAGTGACATGTATTCCCGCGGTGATCAACTTGGATATAATTCATTACCTCGTACAGAGCAGTACCATGATCATTCGCAACAATCTTTCCTCAATCATATGAACATGTTTCCGAATGGATCGTCGTCCTTTTTTCGATACATTAGACCTCCTATAAAGCAAGAACGCACGTGTTTATGGATTGACCAAGACCAACCAGAACCTAGAAAGGCATGCAATAAAGTGTTTTACACGATGCATGAAATTGTGAACCATATAACTATAGAACATGTCGGGGGACCAGAGCAAACTTGTCATACGTGTTTCTGGCAAGAATGTCCGCGGGAAGGACGACCTTTCAAGGCGAAATATAAACTGGTCAATCATATTAGAGTTCATACCGGAGAAAAGCCATTTCCATGTCCGTTTCCGGGATGTGGAAAAGTTTTTGCCAGATCTGAAAATCTCAAGATCCATAAACGAATACATACGG GTGAAAAACCCTTCAAATGTGAATTCGAGGGATGCGATAGACGATTTGCTAATAGTTCTGATAGAAAGAAGCATTCACACGTTCATACCAGTGATAAACCATACTACTGTCGAGTACGGGGTTGTGATAAAAGTTATACACACCCAAGTTCTCTTCGGAAGCACATGAAAATTCATGGAGAAATTACACCTGCAATGGAAAAAGATGCAGAAGAAATGGCAGCCTGTGGTGCAGGAGAATCACAAACAATATCTCCAGCAAAAACAAAAACTACATGGAATTCACCAACAGTGCTAAAAACAGTGGACAAGAAACCAGACGTTTCAAATTTACCACTAGTCAATTCGGAACCACCGTCATCAGCGCcggaaattcaaaaattaaatgaCTGGTTTGTGTGTCATTCAAGGTCAACTATACCGCCATCTGTAGTTAATAAAGAACATCAGAATATGGGGTCAGTCCCCTCCCTACCAAGTGCTCCTCCACCTTTACCGTCCGTACCTACGTTACCATCGTTTCATCACATGCCTATTATGCAATATTCATAA